A segment of the Agarivorans albus genome:
CATAGAATAGACATAAAAGGATGTTAAAAATGGCTAGGCTAATTATAGTTTGCGGCGCAACAGGGGCAGGTAAGACAACCTATTCTCTCTCTATTTGTGAAGACATTGGCGCTGTTAAATTCTCGATAGATCCTTGGATGCAGACGCTATTTGCTAAGGATATGGTGGAGCTCGATTTCTCGTGGATGATGGAGCGGGTAGAGCGTTGCTACCAGCAAATATGGGAAGTGAGTGAGCAAATTTTAGCATTAGGTGGAAACGTTGTTCTCGATTTAGGTTTTACTACCAAAGCGCTACGAGACATTTTTGTAAATCATGCTAAGGCTTTGAAAATAAATGCTGAAGTTCACTACATAGAAGCTGCGTCGGAAACACGAAAGCAGCGAGTCGCTAAACGCAATATGGAAAAAGACCCTAAAGTATATTCCTTTGAAGTTACCGACATGATGTTTGACTTTATGGAAGGCAAGTTCGAGGTGCCTGATGACATGGAGTTAGAGCATGGCTGCAAGGTGAGCTTATAACTAGGTATTTTGGTTTTGCCGCGCGGCGAAGCTTCCCCTAAAGCGGCATTAGCTTAATCAGAGGATATTAATGAAATCTGCAGTATTGGTTATTGATGTTCAGTCGATTTTATTCGACCCAGAACCTCAACCATTTGAGTCTCAAGTGGTTCTTAACAAGATAAATCAAGTTACCAGTTTGGCGCGCGCAAAGTCTGTCCCGGTAATCTTTATTCAGCACGAACATGCCAATTCTGTCATTGAGTATGGAACCGAGGGCTGGGCATTGCAGTCTAGCCTAGTAACTCAAACGGGTGATCATTTTGTTCGCAAAACCACTCCCGATTCGTTTCTAAATACCAACCTTGAAGAGTTATTGAAAGAGCTAGCCGTTGATAGCCTAATTATGTGTGGCTATGCCTCTGAGTTTTGTGTGGATACCACTGTTCGCAGAGCGGCTGGTTTAGGCTATCCGGTAGTGTTGGTCTCTGATGCTCACACAACTCACGATAAAGAGCACGCTAGTGGCGCTCAGATTCGAGCCCACCATAACGCTACCCTAGCTAATATCTCTAGTTTTGGTGTAAAGATAGAAGCAATAGAGACTGCTAAGCTTTGGCCGTGACCGCAAGGTTTACGCTTTAAAACAGTTTTTATTTTAAATGCCTTAATAACAATAAAACCCTAGGCTATCTCAGCATTAACAAATTACGGGTGTCCGCTAAGGTTTCTATAATGCGTCGGCGATTTGGGGAATAGTAAAGAGCTTGAACTCTTGAGAATATTGCTGATAGCCGCAGGCTTTGTTCATTGTATAACTCCGCTTCTGCGGTGGCGATGCGAGCTTTGGCTTGAGCTAAAGCTTTTGGTGATTGCTGTTTTACTGCTTGCGCATAGCGCTGATAGATAATGTGCATGGCTTTAATGCGTAGCTGACTTTTACTGCTTTCAGAACCATCGCGCATTAGGTATTCGCAATCAACATGGTTGCTAATGCCAACAGGGCCTAGTAATGCCAACTTTAGCCACAAGTCCCAATCTTCTGCCGAGGGCAGTTGCTCATCAAAAGCGAAGCATTTTAGTAAGGCTGTGCGTGATGCCATTACCGTAGAGGTGCCAACCACGTTTTCTGCAAACAAACTTGCTGCGGCATCGGGTTTAAGTTGGTAGCCCTTTTGTTGTTGGCTTAGGGCTTGGTAGTTTGGCCAAAACTCGAAGCAAGTGCCTCGGTCTTCGCCATTTTCTCCCACATGACGGTAATCGGTAAAACTAAAGCTTAACTCAGGCTTTGCTTGATGAAATTCGATTTGGCGTTGTAGTTTGCCTGCTAACCAAATGTCATCGGCATCTAAAAAAGCAATAAGTGGCGCTTTTGCTTGTTGAATGGCGATATTACGAGCCACTGCCGGGCCTTTGCCGCTGAGTTTAATGCTGCGTAGATGCGGTGTTTTTTGTTGTTGGTTTTGCAGCCATTGCCAGGTGCCATCGCTAGAGTTGTCGTCTACTACAATAACTTCCAGCTTATCTACGTTTTGTTGTTCAACGCTTGCTAAGGCTTGTTTTAAGTAGCTCAAACAATTGTAAGTAGGGATCACTACACTGCATATGGGTTGGCTATTCACTAAGTTAGGCATATCAATCTCCTGGATAGTAGCTGGCATTCAGCTTGCTTATACAGCTACATAAGCAATCTGAATGCCAGAGAGTAATGTAAATGAAAGCAGCCTTAAAAAATCAAGATCATAGCGGAATGCGACTCAAGCCTTTAGCTTGGTCATTATTGGTTGTGGCGCTGGTGGCTCTAATTTGGCTAAGGATATCTAACCCATTGATTCCTATAGTCTTAGGCGTTCTTCCTCTGCTTATTGTAATGGTAATGAAACAACCTTTCTGGGTAGTGCTTGGCTTTGTTTGTTTCTCATTTTTTCGTTTACACGAAGCTTTTCCTGCCTTGTATGTTTTACGTATTCCGCAATTATTGGCCCTTGCATCTTTAGCTTGTTTAGCTTGGCATTTATTCATTTCTCGCAAAATGCAAATCTACTGGAGTAAAGAATTAAGCTGCTTAATGTTGTTTGTGGCCTTGTGTGCGCTGGGGGTGATATTTGCCAGTAGCAGACCGACAGCAATGGCATATTTTAATGGGGTATTTAGCAAGATAGCCTTGATGACAGTAGCGATTGCTTGGTTAATGCGTCGCCCCAAAGATTTTGAGAGAGCAGCCGTTGCCTTTTTTGTTTGTGGCTTAATGATTGCGACAGTTGCCTTACAAAATGCCGCCGCCGGTATAGAAATGGTAGAGGGCACCCGAGT
Coding sequences within it:
- a CDS encoding AAA family ATPase, with translation MARLIIVCGATGAGKTTYSLSICEDIGAVKFSIDPWMQTLFAKDMVELDFSWMMERVERCYQQIWEVSEQILALGGNVVLDLGFTTKALRDIFVNHAKALKINAEVHYIEAASETRKQRVAKRNMEKDPKVYSFEVTDMMFDFMEGKFEVPDDMELEHGCKVSL
- a CDS encoding cysteine hydrolase family protein is translated as MKSAVLVIDVQSILFDPEPQPFESQVVLNKINQVTSLARAKSVPVIFIQHEHANSVIEYGTEGWALQSSLVTQTGDHFVRKTTPDSFLNTNLEELLKELAVDSLIMCGYASEFCVDTTVRRAAGLGYPVVLVSDAHTTHDKEHASGAQIRAHHNATLANISSFGVKIEAIETAKLWP
- a CDS encoding glycosyltransferase family 2 protein; protein product: MPATIQEIDMPNLVNSQPICSVVIPTYNCLSYLKQALASVEQQNVDKLEVIVVDDNSSDGTWQWLQNQQQKTPHLRSIKLSGKGPAVARNIAIQQAKAPLIAFLDADDIWLAGKLQRQIEFHQAKPELSFSFTDYRHVGENGEDRGTCFEFWPNYQALSQQQKGYQLKPDAAASLFAENVVGTSTVMASRTALLKCFAFDEQLPSAEDWDLWLKLALLGPVGISNHVDCEYLMRDGSESSKSQLRIKAMHIIYQRYAQAVKQQSPKALAQAKARIATAEAELYNEQSLRLSAIFSRVQALYYSPNRRRIIETLADTRNLLMLR